Proteins encoded within one genomic window of Nonomuraea gerenzanensis:
- a CDS encoding family 4 glycosyl hydrolase, which translates to MRGLRLAVVGGGSTYTPELVDGIARLREELPVTELALIDPDAARLELVAGMARRMLAHAGHPARVLATSSAAEGAAGADAVLFQLRVGGQAARHVDETLPLGCGCVGQETTGAGGLAKALRTVPVVLELASIVREVAPRAWIVDFTNPVGIVTRALLDAGHRAIGLCNVAIGFQRRFAAWLGVEPARVSLGHVGLNHLTWERSVMLDGADVLPGLLREHGQELADSLGLRPELLRRLGSVPSYYLRYFYAHDAVVREQRSKPTRAAEVAGMEARLLELYADPAVVTKPDLLSRRGGAFYSEAAVALVASLLGDRGDTQVVNVRNAGTLPFLPDEAVIEVPASITASGAVPLPVPPVEPLYAGLIAHVSAYETLALEAALHGGADRVRDALLAHPLIGQDEPAEELTGLLLEAGRAHLPWVAG; encoded by the coding sequence GTGAGGGGTTTGCGGCTCGCGGTGGTCGGGGGTGGCTCGACGTACACGCCTGAGCTGGTGGACGGGATCGCGCGGCTGCGCGAGGAGCTGCCGGTGACGGAGCTGGCGCTGATCGACCCGGACGCGGCGCGGCTGGAGCTGGTGGCGGGGATGGCGCGGCGGATGCTGGCGCACGCCGGGCATCCGGCGCGGGTGCTGGCCACCTCCTCGGCCGCCGAGGGCGCGGCGGGGGCGGACGCGGTGCTGTTCCAGCTCAGGGTGGGCGGGCAGGCGGCCCGCCACGTGGACGAGACGCTGCCGCTGGGGTGCGGCTGCGTGGGGCAGGAGACGACGGGCGCGGGCGGGCTGGCCAAGGCGCTGCGCACGGTGCCGGTCGTGCTGGAGCTGGCCTCGATCGTCCGCGAGGTGGCGCCGCGGGCCTGGATCGTGGACTTCACCAACCCCGTCGGCATCGTCACCAGGGCGCTGCTCGACGCCGGGCACCGCGCCATCGGCCTGTGCAACGTGGCGATCGGCTTCCAGCGCCGCTTCGCCGCCTGGCTCGGCGTCGAACCCGCGCGGGTCTCCCTCGGCCACGTCGGCCTCAACCACCTGACGTGGGAGCGCTCGGTCATGCTGGACGGCGCGGACGTGCTGCCCGGCCTGCTGCGCGAGCACGGTCAGGAGCTGGCCGACTCGCTGGGCCTGCGGCCAGAGCTGCTGCGCCGGCTGGGCTCGGTGCCGTCCTACTACCTGCGGTACTTCTACGCCCACGACGCCGTGGTACGCGAGCAGCGCTCGAAGCCGACCCGGGCGGCCGAGGTGGCCGGGATGGAGGCCCGGCTGCTGGAGCTGTACGCGGACCCGGCCGTGGTGACCAAGCCGGACCTGCTGTCGCGGCGGGGCGGGGCGTTCTACTCGGAGGCGGCCGTGGCGCTGGTCGCCTCGCTGCTCGGCGATCGCGGCGACACCCAGGTGGTGAACGTGCGCAACGCGGGCACGCTGCCGTTCCTGCCCGACGAGGCGGTGATCGAGGTGCCGGCCTCGATCACCGCCTCAGGGGCCGTGCCGCTGCCCGTGCCGCCCGTGGAGCCCCTCTACGCGGGGCTGATCGCGCACGTGTCGGCGTACGAGACGCTGGCCCTGGAGGCGGCCCTGCACGGCGGCGCGGACCGGGTGCGGGACGCGCTGCTCGCCCACCCGCTGATCGGGCAGGACGAGCCGGCGGAGGAGCTGACGGGCCTGCTGCTGGAGGCCGGGCGGGCGCACCTGCCGTGGGTGGCGGGCTAG
- a CDS encoding GTP-binding protein, with translation MEFGRSDRWRLPTAIKILVAGGFGAGKTTMVGAVSETRPLRTEEALTQAGTHVDDLSGVERKLTTTVAMDFGRITIRNDYMLYLFGTPGQERFFFVWDELAMGALGAVVLADTRRLDDCFPSVDYFEKRDQPFIVALNCFDGVSPFTVGEVRSAIGLEPDIPIVRCDARRRDSGREVLITLVEHAMRRGATPVGTMS, from the coding sequence ATGGAATTCGGTCGCTCAGACCGTTGGCGGCTGCCGACAGCGATCAAGATCTTGGTCGCCGGCGGGTTCGGCGCGGGCAAGACCACCATGGTCGGTGCCGTGTCCGAGACCAGGCCTCTTCGCACCGAGGAGGCGCTCACCCAGGCGGGCACCCACGTCGACGACCTGTCGGGGGTCGAGCGCAAGCTCACCACCACCGTCGCCATGGACTTCGGCCGCATCACGATCCGTAACGACTACATGCTCTACCTGTTCGGCACCCCCGGCCAGGAGCGCTTCTTCTTCGTCTGGGACGAGCTGGCCATGGGCGCGCTGGGCGCCGTCGTGCTGGCCGACACCCGCCGCCTGGACGACTGCTTCCCGTCCGTCGACTACTTCGAGAAGCGCGACCAGCCGTTCATCGTGGCGCTGAACTGCTTCGACGGCGTCTCGCCGTTCACCGTCGGGGAGGTGCGCTCGGCGATCGGCCTGGAGCCCGACATCCCCATCGTGCGCTGCGACGCCCGCCGCCGCGACTCCGGCAGGGAGGTGCTCATCACCCTGGTCGAGCACGCGATGCGCAGGGGCGCCACCCCGGTCGGGACCATGTCGTGA
- a CDS encoding ROK family transcriptional regulator, with protein MSDPVPGTPSLLRAINDRAALRVLLERGPLTRPQIGALTGLSKPTASQLLSRLRQAGLVVRDGTREGLPGRTAEVYRINPAAAYVGALDVTPHRIEARVADITGTVVGEHTLPTPRRPHGELVDRLDAALRGAQPPDKLRRVVIGVQAAIDPSTGRLGYAAAKDVPGWHLPDLVPTLSAGLGVPVDVENNVNLVAVAEQAHGAARGHRDFVLLWADAGLGSAVVLGGRVHRGATGGAGEVGYMPAPGAPTARESGRYADHGYQALTGGQAVLKLLRSYGVRGAGFRHAVANAVRAAAGTGQRAEDARAGLRDVAARMAVGLASITAVVDPALIVLTGGVVLSGGEPLRELVEHELHALTIPRPPVRLSTVEGNPVLAGALDLALAAVRDEVFGSTVPA; from the coding sequence GTGAGCGATCCCGTCCCCGGGACACCCAGTCTGCTACGCGCCATCAATGATCGCGCCGCCCTGCGCGTCCTGCTGGAGCGGGGGCCGCTGACGCGCCCCCAGATCGGCGCGCTCACGGGGCTGTCCAAGCCCACGGCCTCCCAGCTCCTGTCGCGGCTGCGGCAGGCCGGCCTGGTCGTGCGGGACGGCACCAGGGAGGGACTGCCCGGCCGTACCGCCGAGGTCTACCGGATCAACCCGGCAGCGGCGTACGTCGGCGCGCTCGACGTCACCCCGCACCGCATCGAGGCCAGGGTGGCCGACATCACCGGCACCGTCGTGGGCGAGCACACGCTGCCGACCCCGCGCCGCCCCCACGGCGAGCTGGTGGACCGGCTCGACGCCGCCCTGCGCGGCGCGCAGCCGCCCGACAAGCTGCGCCGCGTCGTCATCGGCGTGCAGGCCGCGATCGACCCGTCCACCGGCAGGCTGGGGTACGCCGCCGCCAAGGACGTGCCCGGCTGGCACCTGCCCGACCTCGTGCCCACGCTCAGCGCCGGGCTCGGCGTCCCCGTGGACGTGGAGAACAACGTCAACCTGGTCGCCGTCGCCGAGCAGGCGCACGGCGCGGCGCGCGGCCACCGCGACTTCGTGCTGCTGTGGGCCGACGCGGGCCTCGGCTCGGCCGTCGTGCTGGGCGGGCGCGTGCACCGCGGCGCCACGGGCGGGGCCGGCGAGGTCGGCTACATGCCCGCGCCCGGCGCCCCCACGGCCCGCGAGTCCGGCCGCTACGCCGACCACGGCTACCAGGCGCTGACGGGCGGGCAGGCGGTGCTGAAGCTGCTGCGCTCCTACGGCGTGCGCGGCGCCGGCTTCCGCCACGCCGTCGCCAACGCCGTACGCGCGGCGGCCGGCACCGGCCAGCGGGCCGAGGACGCCAGGGCGGGACTGCGGGACGTCGCCGCCCGCATGGCCGTGGGCCTGGCCTCGATCACCGCGGTCGTGGACCCGGCGCTGATCGTGCTGACCGGCGGCGTCGTGCTGTCGGGCGGCGAGCCGCTGCGGGAGCTGGTCGAGCACGAGCTGCACGCGCTGACCATCCCCCGGCCGCCGGTCAGGCTGTCCACCGTGGAGGGCAACCCGGTGCTGGCCGGCGCCCTGGATCTGGCCCTGGCGGCCGTGCGCGACGAGGTCTTCGGTTCGACCGTTCCCGCTTGA
- a CDS encoding terpene synthase family protein yields MPDDELDEAFELGRTCALAAECGRDLRRCAQMYADLFPDAAFGADFFSSLSLATAFSAPWAGADRLKAVNRAALWVTAVDRLVDRAATTREQVTRLTRECLSVAEGAVPRSAATRFLADLRDELATVGGFEELQGIWRDQLERMLAGMAEAWVWRDTHTVPTLARYVENADSRGSCFVDLSHWIYTADDWARAHLEELRAVSRQVQRYLHLLGDVASYRRDLSWGDLNALALGVDGAEVAAAIAELAREADELIRPVCRHSPRTASYLRRRLGFQAGVTGISDYQRAT; encoded by the coding sequence ATGCCGGACGACGAGCTGGACGAGGCGTTCGAGCTCGGCAGGACATGCGCGCTGGCCGCGGAGTGCGGCAGGGACCTGCGGCGGTGTGCCCAGATGTACGCCGACCTGTTCCCCGACGCGGCCTTCGGCGCCGACTTCTTCAGCTCGCTCTCCCTGGCCACCGCCTTCAGCGCCCCCTGGGCGGGGGCGGATCGGCTGAAGGCCGTCAACCGGGCCGCGCTGTGGGTGACGGCCGTGGACCGGCTCGTCGATCGGGCCGCGACCACCCGCGAGCAGGTCACCCGCCTGACGCGGGAGTGCCTGTCGGTCGCCGAGGGGGCCGTGCCGAGGTCCGCGGCCACCAGGTTCCTGGCCGACCTGCGCGACGAGCTGGCCACCGTCGGTGGCTTCGAGGAGCTGCAGGGGATCTGGCGCGACCAGCTCGAGCGGATGCTGGCGGGCATGGCCGAGGCCTGGGTGTGGCGCGACACGCACACCGTCCCCACGCTGGCCCGTTACGTCGAGAACGCCGACAGCCGCGGCTCCTGCTTCGTCGACCTGTCGCACTGGATCTACACCGCCGACGACTGGGCCAGGGCCCACCTGGAGGAGCTGCGGGCCGTCAGCAGGCAGGTGCAGCGCTACCTGCACCTGCTCGGCGACGTCGCCTCCTACCGCAGGGACCTGAGCTGGGGCGACCTCAACGCGCTCGCGCTGGGCGTGGACGGCGCGGAGGTGGCGGCCGCGATCGCGGAGCTGGCGCGCGAGGCGGACGAGCTGATCCGCCCGGTGTGCCGCCACAGCCCGCGCACGGCCTCCTACCTGCGCAGACGGCTCGGGTTCCAGGCAGGTGTCACGGGCATTTCGGACTACCAGCGAGCCACGTAA
- a CDS encoding Lrp/AsnC family transcriptional regulator, giving the protein MEEIDRRIVTLLARDGRMSFTDLARETGLSVSAVHQRVRRLEKRGVVRGYAAIIDHDAVGLPLTAFVSIKPIDPAAPDDAPERLAHLAAIEACHSVAGDESYILKVRVASPAALEDLLQQIRASANVSTRTTVVLSTPYEHRAPGVGPDAPGESSTGPDTSA; this is encoded by the coding sequence ATGGAGGAGATCGACCGCCGGATCGTCACGCTGCTGGCCCGCGACGGCCGCATGAGCTTCACCGACCTGGCCAGGGAGACGGGGCTGTCCGTCTCCGCGGTGCACCAGCGCGTACGCCGCCTGGAGAAGCGGGGAGTGGTGCGCGGCTACGCCGCGATCATCGACCACGACGCGGTGGGGCTGCCGCTGACCGCGTTCGTGTCGATCAAGCCGATCGACCCTGCCGCGCCCGACGACGCGCCCGAGCGGCTGGCCCACCTGGCGGCCATCGAGGCGTGCCACAGCGTGGCCGGTGACGAGAGTTACATCCTCAAGGTGCGGGTGGCCTCGCCCGCCGCGCTGGAGGACCTGCTGCAGCAGATCAGGGCCTCGGCCAACGTCTCGACCCGCACCACGGTCGTGCTGAGCACCCCGTACGAGCACCGCGCCCCCGGCGTCGGCCCCGACGCGCCAGGCGAGTCCTCCACGGGCCCCGACACCTCCGCCTGA
- a CDS encoding N-acetylglucosamine kinase: MRLVLAVDGGNSKTDVAVVSERGDVLATGRSGAFVPQRDGVAAALDVVAAALGTLPAGVPRGGFDHVSACLAGADLPVEEEALAAEFAARGLGADVVVRNDTFALLRAGASGPWGVAVVCGAGINAVGVSPTGAVARFPALGRLSGDWGGGEGLGAEALWHAVRAEDGRGAPTALAAAVAAHFGTATVEEVVLGLHFGRIDEGRLHELSPAVLAAARDGDAVARSLVERQAEEVAVLAEVCLRRLGLLETPTEVVLGGGLLTAGDPLLTSLLKELFGRRAPRARLVTAGLPPIAGAALLGLERLGAGEPALARLRARYASS; this comes from the coding sequence GTGCGCCTGGTGCTGGCCGTGGACGGCGGCAACAGCAAGACCGACGTGGCGGTGGTCTCGGAGCGCGGGGACGTGCTGGCCACGGGCCGTTCCGGGGCGTTCGTGCCGCAGCGGGACGGCGTGGCGGCGGCCCTGGACGTGGTGGCGGCGGCGCTCGGCACGCTGCCCGCCGGGGTGCCGCGCGGCGGGTTCGACCACGTGTCTGCCTGCCTGGCGGGCGCGGACCTGCCCGTGGAGGAGGAGGCGCTGGCCGCGGAGTTCGCCGCGCGCGGGCTGGGCGCGGACGTGGTGGTGCGCAACGACACGTTCGCGCTGCTGCGGGCGGGCGCGTCGGGCCCGTGGGGGGTGGCCGTGGTGTGCGGCGCGGGCATCAACGCGGTCGGCGTCTCCCCCACCGGCGCGGTGGCCCGCTTCCCCGCCCTCGGCCGGCTCAGCGGCGACTGGGGCGGCGGCGAGGGGCTGGGAGCCGAGGCGCTGTGGCACGCCGTCCGCGCCGAGGACGGCAGGGGCGCCCCGACCGCCCTGGCCGCCGCGGTGGCCGCGCACTTCGGCACCGCGACGGTCGAGGAGGTCGTGCTGGGCCTGCACTTCGGCCGGATCGACGAGGGACGCCTGCACGAGCTTTCGCCCGCCGTGCTGGCGGCGGCCCGCGACGGGGACGCGGTGGCCAGGTCGCTGGTGGAGCGGCAGGCGGAGGAGGTGGCGGTGCTGGCGGAGGTGTGCCTGCGCCGGCTCGGCCTGCTGGAGACGCCGACGGAGGTGGTGCTCGGCGGCGGCCTGCTGACGGCCGGGGATCCGCTGCTGACCTCGCTGCTGAAGGAGTTGTTCGGACGGCGGGCGCCGCGGGCGCGGCTCGTGACGGCGGGCCTGCCGCCGATCGCGGGGGCGGCGCTGCTGGGGCTGGAGCGGCTGGGCGCCGGGGAGCCCGCCCTGGCACGCCTGCGGGCCCGCTACGCCTCCTCGTGA
- a CDS encoding helix-turn-helix transcriptional regulator, with protein MFVGRTAELASLRAELRAAGGGSARRAVVEGPEGIGKTALIHHALDGEAGVRVLAVSGEESERGLRLGVVRQLMDEAALLDLGTGERPAAGGGARGQSAAGAPGEIAAGAVGGVPGEIAAGAVGEVDPWVAGQAVCEVVARLSALETLAVVVDDAQWVDRASLRALCYVLRHVRPGRVLVLVACRDLADPWLPEGLRRLLAGDGALLVALGGLSASELAELAADPVVTAERRERGAYVSPTDAAKEALTALRADGRWPDARSPGSRLDGRLPDARPSESRLPESRLPESRPSESRSSESRSSESRPDGQWPDGQWQNGQWQNGEWPDLRSSGAWSDGWPGTAWPEVRRSDVASAARRLRAHTLGNPLHARALLATLAPATLADQGVRLPAPETYRRPFEGRLHACAPATRRLVAACAVLGGHCPLHVAVAVATGIDEPLNTLEEAVTAGLLRELPGRLVDFPEPLARAAAYDGIGAGTRARLHLAAARLADDDGAALRHRAAAADGPDEALAEELARFAAKAAQHGLWQEAAAHLDLAAGLTESPARRDELRTAVLEHVLIGGDVIRAAELAAVRNADPRPVRRYVLGRLALAAGRFDEASELLAEAWRHTEPGFAADVAEQLSWLHLVTGNRAEAAHWARLSAEQPIAGPVARPYDVLALGGAPGVSAPSGSLAEGVAHLALDEAGQACAALKRVVTAAGAAGLPHHRLLATALLAVAEHGLARWDEAVAHAEAALAEAAALGQRWLLPWLDAACVAPLAAKGEHERAHAHAVAAGAAARRMRHVAGERQADLAMALLGAADLPAGEPGGGLAAAWHDGAPPGQRPGGDPPEVRPLAGAGAGAGAGAGAGADGDAGADAGEGAGASGRAGAGAGAGADACADAGVWGGFVPDPRPARIEALVADGRLEEAERALEAYDRGAEPTGRRTQAERIRLTGLLLAARNVPTRAEEAFGRALDLAGAGGCPLEEARVLLDLGRLLRRTGRRKAAAGRLGAARAIFDRLGARPLVERCAQELEACGLEPPATVRLGLTPQELSTATLVAGGLTNRQIARELLISVKTVEYHIGKIYTKLGIGSRVALAAKLAAYGREVAFPASEAG; from the coding sequence ATGTTCGTCGGCAGGACGGCGGAGCTCGCCTCACTGCGTGCGGAGCTGCGCGCGGCAGGCGGCGGATCCGCCAGGAGGGCGGTGGTCGAGGGCCCCGAGGGCATCGGCAAGACCGCGCTCATCCACCACGCGCTCGACGGGGAGGCGGGCGTGCGGGTGCTGGCCGTCAGCGGCGAGGAGAGCGAGCGGGGGCTCCGGCTCGGCGTCGTGCGGCAGCTCATGGACGAGGCGGCCCTGCTGGACCTCGGGACGGGGGAGCGCCCGGCGGCGGGGGGCGGCGCGCGGGGGCAGAGCGCGGCCGGTGCGCCGGGGGAGATCGCGGCCGGTGCGGTGGGCGGCGTGCCGGGGGAGATCGCGGCCGGTGCGGTGGGCGAGGTGGATCCGTGGGTGGCGGGGCAGGCGGTGTGCGAGGTCGTCGCCCGGTTGTCCGCGCTGGAGACGCTCGCGGTGGTGGTCGACGACGCGCAGTGGGTGGACAGGGCTTCGCTGCGGGCCCTGTGCTACGTGTTGCGGCACGTGCGGCCGGGGCGGGTGCTGGTGCTGGTGGCCTGCCGCGATCTGGCCGACCCGTGGCTGCCGGAGGGGCTGCGGCGGCTGCTCGCCGGTGACGGGGCGCTGCTCGTCGCGCTGGGCGGGCTGAGCGCGTCCGAGCTGGCCGAGCTGGCGGCCGATCCCGTCGTGACGGCCGAGCGCCGGGAACGGGGCGCGTACGTGTCACCGACGGACGCGGCGAAGGAAGCGCTGACGGCCCTGCGCGCGGACGGGCGCTGGCCGGACGCGCGCTCACCCGGGTCACGGCTGGACGGGCGGCTGCCGGACGCACGGCCGTCCGAGTCACGGCTGCCGGAGTCACGGCTGCCGGAGTCGCGGCCGTCCGAGTCGCGGTCGTCCGAGTCACGGTCGTCCGAGTCACGGCCGGACGGGCAGTGGCCGGACGGGCAGTGGCAGAACGGGCAGTGGCAGAACGGGGAGTGGCCGGATCTTCGGTCGTCCGGTGCGTGGTCGGACGGGTGGCCGGGGACGGCGTGGCCGGAGGTGCGGCGGTCGGATGTGGCGTCGGCGGCGCGGCGGTTGCGTGCGCACACGCTGGGCAACCCGCTGCACGCCCGCGCCCTGCTCGCCACCCTGGCCCCCGCGACCCTGGCCGACCAAGGAGTGCGCCTGCCGGCCCCCGAGACCTACCGCCGCCCGTTCGAAGGCCGCCTGCACGCCTGCGCCCCCGCCACCCGGCGGCTGGTCGCGGCCTGCGCCGTCCTGGGCGGGCATTGCCCGCTGCATGTGGCGGTCGCCGTGGCCACGGGCATCGACGAGCCACTGAACACCCTGGAGGAGGCCGTCACGGCAGGGCTGCTGCGGGAGCTGCCCGGCCGGCTGGTCGACTTCCCCGAGCCCCTGGCCAGGGCCGCCGCCTACGACGGGATCGGCGCGGGCACGCGGGCCAGGCTGCACCTGGCCGCCGCCAGGCTGGCCGACGACGACGGCGCGGCGCTGCGGCACCGGGCCGCCGCGGCGGACGGGCCGGACGAGGCGCTGGCGGAGGAGCTGGCGAGGTTCGCGGCCAAGGCCGCACAGCACGGGCTGTGGCAGGAGGCCGCAGCCCACCTTGACCTGGCCGCCGGTCTCACGGAGTCGCCGGCGCGCCGCGACGAGCTGCGCACAGCCGTTCTGGAACACGTCCTCATCGGGGGCGATGTGATCCGCGCGGCTGAGCTCGCCGCTGTGCGCAACGCCGACCCGCGACCGGTGCGCCGGTACGTGCTGGGACGGCTCGCGCTGGCCGCCGGGCGCTTCGACGAGGCGTCCGAGCTGCTGGCGGAGGCGTGGCGGCACACGGAGCCCGGGTTCGCCGCCGACGTGGCGGAGCAGCTGTCGTGGCTGCATCTGGTCACGGGGAACCGCGCCGAGGCGGCGCACTGGGCCCGCCTGTCGGCCGAGCAGCCCATCGCGGGCCCGGTCGCCAGGCCGTACGACGTGCTGGCGCTGGGAGGGGCACCCGGCGTCAGCGCGCCATCCGGCAGCCTCGCCGAAGGCGTGGCGCACCTGGCCCTCGACGAGGCGGGACAGGCGTGCGCCGCGCTGAAGCGGGTCGTGACCGCCGCGGGCGCGGCGGGGCTGCCGCACCACCGGCTGCTGGCCACCGCGCTGCTGGCCGTCGCCGAGCACGGGCTGGCGCGCTGGGACGAGGCCGTGGCGCACGCCGAGGCCGCGCTCGCCGAGGCGGCCGCGCTGGGGCAGCGCTGGTTGCTGCCGTGGCTGGACGCGGCCTGCGTGGCGCCGCTGGCGGCCAAGGGCGAGCACGAACGGGCTCACGCGCACGCCGTGGCGGCCGGCGCCGCGGCGCGCAGGATGCGGCACGTGGCGGGGGAGCGGCAGGCGGACCTGGCCATGGCCCTGCTCGGCGCAGCCGACCTGCCGGCCGGTGAACCGGGCGGCGGTCTCGCGGCGGCGTGGCACGATGGCGCGCCTCCTGGGCAGCGGCCCGGCGGTGACCCGCCCGAAGTGCGTCCACTCGCAGGCGCAGGCGCAGGCGCAGGCGCAGGCGCAGGCGCAGGCGCAGACGGGGATGCGGGCGCGGACGCAGGTGAGGGCGCGGGCGCGAGCGGGCGTGCGGGCGCGGGAGCAGGCGCGGGCGCGGATGCTTGTGCGGATGCGGGCGTGTGGGGCGGGTTCGTGCCCGACCCACGCCCGGCACGCATCGAGGCCCTGGTGGCCGACGGCAGGCTGGAGGAGGCGGAGCGGGCGCTGGAGGCCTACGACCGCGGCGCCGAGCCCACCGGCCGCCGCACGCAGGCCGAACGCATCCGGCTGACGGGCCTGCTCCTGGCCGCCAGGAACGTTCCAACTCGTGCCGAGGAGGCGTTCGGACGCGCGCTGGACCTGGCAGGCGCGGGCGGTTGCCCGCTGGAGGAGGCGCGGGTGCTGCTGGACCTGGGCAGGCTGCTGCGCCGCACGGGCAGGCGCAAGGCGGCGGCCGGCCGGCTCGGGGCGGCCCGCGCGATCTTCGACCGGCTGGGTGCCCGCCCGCTGGTGGAGCGCTGCGCCCAGGAGCTGGAGGCGTGCGGCCTGGAGCCGCCCGCCACCGTCAGGCTCGGCCTGACCCCGCAGGAGCTCAGCACGGCCACGCTGGTCGCCGGCGGCCTGACGAACCGGCAGATCGCCAGGGAGCTGCTGATCAGCGTCAAGACCGTCGAGTACCACATCGGCAAGATCTACACGAAGCTCGGCATCGGCTCCCGGGTGGCGCTGGCCGCCAAGCTCGCCGCGTACGGCCGGGAGGTAGCGTTCCCGGCCAGCGAAGCGGGCTGA
- a CDS encoding protein phosphatase 2C domain-containing protein: protein MFAEITYATRPGSRRPNEDLVVAGPSWIVVLDGATAAPGVDGGCAHDVAWLVGRLGGALAARLARDDAAPLAEVLESAIEETRAAHSGACDLGNPDSPSATVAMVRVGGRVEYLVLGDSTVVLSQVGGQAVAVSDDRLERLPGGRPYSLELVRRMRNAPGGFWVAGARPEAARHSVTGTADAGEVRGVGVFTDGVARLSEWYGWSWESVLDVLDCRGAEAVIAAVRELEATRGPVRGKRHDDATAAWGRLMH, encoded by the coding sequence ATGTTCGCGGAGATCACGTACGCCACCCGGCCGGGGTCGCGGCGGCCGAACGAGGATCTGGTGGTCGCCGGGCCGTCCTGGATCGTCGTCCTGGACGGCGCCACGGCCGCGCCCGGGGTGGACGGCGGGTGCGCGCACGACGTCGCCTGGCTGGTGGGGCGGCTCGGCGGGGCGCTGGCCGCCCGGCTGGCCCGCGACGACGCGGCGCCACTGGCGGAGGTCCTGGAGTCGGCCATCGAGGAGACCCGGGCCGCCCACTCGGGTGCCTGCGACCTCGGCAACCCCGACTCGCCGTCCGCGACGGTGGCCATGGTGCGGGTCGGGGGGCGGGTGGAGTACCTCGTGCTGGGCGACTCGACGGTGGTGCTCTCCCAGGTGGGTGGGCAGGCCGTGGCGGTGAGCGACGACCGGCTGGAGCGGCTGCCGGGCGGGCGGCCGTACAGTCTGGAGCTGGTACGGCGGATGCGGAACGCGCCCGGCGGGTTCTGGGTCGCGGGGGCCCGCCCCGAGGCGGCCAGGCACAGCGTGACCGGCACGGCCGACGCCGGTGAGGTGCGTGGGGTCGGGGTGTTCACCGATGGGGTGGCGCGGTTGTCCGAGTGGTACGGGTGGAGCTGGGAGTCCGTGCTGGACGTGCTGGATTGCCGTGGGGCCGAGGCGGTGATCGCGGCCGTGCGGGAGCTGGAGGCGACGCGGGGGCCGGTGCGGGGCAAGCGGCACGACGACGCCACGGCCGCGTGGGGGCGGCTGATGCACTGA